CTGCGCCGGCACCGGCAACCTGACCGACACCAATCACTCGACCCGCGCCGACGCGGCCACGTATGGCACGATCGAATCGATCCAGGTGGTGCGCGTCGATCCGGCCACGAGCGGCGCGGGCGCCGTTGCCGGCGGCCTGGTGGGCGCACTGGTGGGCAACCAGATCGGTTCGGGCAGCGGCCGTACCGCCGCCACTGCCGCCGGTGCCATCGGCGGCGCGGTGGTGGGCAACCAGGTCGAATCGAACCGGAACGCCCCGCACGATGTCTACCAGATCAACGTGCGGCTCGATAACGGCGACTACCGCACCGTCAACCAGGACAGCGCCTACGACTTGCGGTCGGGCAGCCGGGTACGGCTGGTCGACGGCCGCGTGTACCGCTACTGACGAAGGCGCCGCCCGGCCCGCCTTGCGGCAGGCGGCCGGGCGCGTCCGCCATCCATCCATAATCACAACAAGGAGCATCCATGGGCACCATTCTTCTGATCATCCTGGTCCTCGTCCTCATCGGCGCACTGCCGACCTGGCCCCACAGCCGCAACTGGGGCTATGCACCCAGCGGTATCGCAGGCCTCATTGTCGTGATCCTGCTGATCATGCTGCTGACAGGCCGGTTATAACCCACCCCGGGGGCGCACCAAGCGCCCCTTGTCACTTTTGAAGGAGTCAGCATGAACAAGACATTGTCAGGTGCATTGGTTGCCGGCCTACTGGCAGCCGGCACATGCGCCGCCGCTGGCCAGGCCACCGACGCCCAGGTAGCGCAATACCAGCAAAAGGAACTGGCGCGCGGCGAGCCCGCCCGGTGGATGAAGGAAGACCGGACCATACAGGCCCAGATCGCCACCAAGAAAAAGGAAATCGGCGCCGCGCTGAACGAAGCGCTGGCGCAGTGCAAGCAGATGCAGGCAAGCGAACGGGGCAGCTGCGTGAAGGAAGCGCGCCAGACCTACCGGGACGACATGGCGCACGTGCGCGAGCTCGTCACCGTATCGAACCAGATGGCCGGCAAGGTCGAGACGACGGGACCTTCCGAGTAGTCGCAGTCGGCCCGGGGCGCCCGTGGGGCGCGACCGGCCGTCATGCCACGCGCACGACCGGCGGCAATTCATGTACGACGAGCGGCGTGTCGTCCGCCACCAAGCGCAGCCAGCCGGCGGCGTCGATGGCACGCAGTGCGTCACGGTAGCCCTGGTCCCAGCGCCACTCGATCGAGCCCTTGGAAAAATTGATGTCCTTCATGGCCATCTGCCAGTCGCGTCCCGCATAAGGCAGGCGCACCACGTGCAGCGTGCTGCCGCAGCCCAGCGCGTCGAGTTCGCGTGCGCCCTGCGCGCTCTTCTCCTGGTCGGGCAGCGCGCCGTACAGCTCGCGCAGCTTGTTCTGCATGCGCCGCATGTTGACGTAGTCGTCCAGGTGGCGCCGTGAACGCGAGGCGAACGTCACGTCCTTCTGGCGCGTCTGCACTTCTTCCAGCGTGCGCGGCTCAGGGCCCTCGGCGCTCCACAGGTCCACCATGAAGCACAGCGTATCGACCTGCGTCCGGTCGTCCAGCACGGTTTCCAGCGGCGTGTTCGAGTACAGGCCGCCGTCCCAGTACAGCTCGCCGTCGATGCGCACGGGCGCGAAGCCTGGCGGCAGCGCGCCGCTGGCGCGGATATGGTCGGCGCACAAGTGGCCGTCGCGGCTGTCGAAACTGACCAGCGAGCCGCAGCGCACGCGCAGCGCGTTGACGGTCAGGCGCATGCCTTCCGGGCTGTTCAGGTAATCGAAATCGACGAGTTCCTTCAGCGTGGCCGTCAGTTCGGCCGTGTCGTAGAAGCTGGCCTCTTCCGGCGGCACCGGCAGGCCGGCCGCGAACAGGCCGAACGGACGCGGCTTGAAGAAGCCGGGCACGCCGCGCCACAGCGTATCCAGGGTGGACAGCCAGATGTTGGCGCGGCGCCCGTCGTCCGTCAGGCGCACGGGATCGAGTGCATCGCGGTGCGCGACGCCGTCCCAGAACTCGCGCAGGCGGCGCAAGCGGTCCGGCTGGCGATTGCCCGCCAACAGCGCCGCATTGATGGCGCCGATCGACGTGCCCACGACCCAGTCGGGCACCAGCCCGTGTTCGTGCAGCGCATGGTAGACGCCGGCCTGGTAGGCGCCCAGCGCCCCGCCGCCCTGCAGCACCAGCACGACGCGCAGGCCGGCCGGATTCAACCGGTGTTCCGTTCCTTCCGCCACGGTCATCCTTTCGCGTTGTGGGCAAATAATCTGGAAACAGCCGATTGTAGCGCGCAAGGCGCGGGCACGTCGTCCCGGCAGCCGGCTCACGTGGCAGCTCGGAAAACCGCGGACAGTCCTGAGCCTTGTGATGACGCAGGAGTTCAGGCCTAGGGACTGTCCCCGCAGGGGACTGTCCCTGGTTTTCATTCGGGACATCGAACGAGCGGAATTTGCAGCTGGAAGCGCGGCTACTCATCCGCCGACTCGGAAAACCGGGGACAGTCCCGGAGGGACAGTCCCCGGGCATCGATGAACTGGGGCCGCTCAAAAAAAACGGCTGCCGCGGCAGCCGTTCCACCCGACAGCCCAAGCCGCCGGCGCTCAGTAGTGGACCGTCACCTTGCGCTTCTTGCGGTAGTACCACCCCGCAACCGCCGCCGCCACGGTGCCGACGGCCAGCGCCGGCTTGGTCAGGCGGCGCTTGGAGATGAAGGACGCCACCGTGATCGCCACCGGCATCAACGCCTTGTAGTTGATGCCGCCCAGGATGCCACCCAGGCCGGAGCCAGCGCCACCGTCGCCCATGCCGGCCGTCTTGGCCGCCAGGATGCCGGCGAAGCGTGCCTGCACGGCCGCGATGGCCATGTCGACGGCGCCATGCAGCAGCACTTCCGGATGCAGGTTCTGCGCCACCATGTGCTTCGAATGCGCGACGCCAAGGCGGTGCAACTCGCCTTCCTTGATCAGCCTGGCCTTGGCGGCAGCGTAGCCCGCCTCGTTTCCATATTTATCGCTCATCGCTATCCTTTCACAACAACATGTCGCGGTCGGCCTTCAGCTCGGCCATGGTGGCCGACAACGCCAGCCGGCCTTGCAGGATCAGCTTCTTGATCGACATGACCAGGGCTACCGCGATGATGACGAAGACGACGGCGAGGATCAGCAGGATCTTCCAGCCCAGCCATTCCCACACGAGGTAGATCAGCGTTGCGGTGCCGAAGGCGATGGCAAACCACGCGGCCAGCACCGACAGCGCGAACAGCACCGACAGCTGGACCAGGTGATTGCGCACTTCCGACAGTTCCAGCGCGGCCAGTTCGACCCGCGACAGCACCAGGCGCAGGCCGTTCTTGGCGACCCCGGCCAGCGATGCGATCAGGCCGGGAGGATGTGGCTCGGAGTGTTCCATGTCGTCTCCAGCCACGGCCATTTATTTGCGGCCCACGATCACGCCGACCAGCAGGCCGACGCCTGCCGCCACGGCGATCGAACGCCATGGGTTCTCCTTGACGTACGCATCGGTCGTGGCAGCGGCCTGCTTGCCGCTTTCGACAGCCTTGACCTGGGCTTCCTGGGCGCGGGCCAGCGCCGAGTCCAGCGCGCGCATGCCGCGGCCGCGCAGTTCCTCGGCCTTTTCGCCCGTCAGGGCCGTGGCGGCGGTGAACAGGGCCTGTGCATCCTTGACCAGCGTTTTCACGTCGTTGTTTACGGTACTGATGTTATTTTCCAGCATGATGATGCTCCTTTATTGGCAGTATGGGAGGCTCGCTCCCTGAAGTGAAAACTGAAGGTAAAACCCGACAGCGCAAGTATCGGCTCGCGCTGTCGATCGTGCAACCGCTTACTCAAGCAGGTCGCGCATGTCGTCCGCGTGCTCTTCCTCTTCAGCCATGATTTTGACCAACAGCTGTTTCGTCACGGGATCGGTATCGCCGATCTGCTCGATCATCTGGCGGTAGGCCTCGATGGCCACGCGCTCGGCGATCAGGTTCGAACGCACCATCGACTGCACTTCCATCGATTCATCATACTCGGCGTGGCTGCGTGCCAGCAAGGTCGCGGGGTTGAAGTCGGGCTGGCCATTCAACTGGACGATACGCTCGGCCAGCCAGTCGGCATGCTGCTCTTCCTCGCCCGCGTGCTCCAGGAACTCCGCCTTGATGCCGGAGTTGGCGCGCCCGCTCACCGTGTAGTAGTGGCGCTTGTAGCGGTTGATGCAGACCAGTTCGGTGGCCAGCGCGTCGTTCAGCATTTTCAGCACGGCTTCGCGGTCGCCCTTGTAGCCTGCCGTGACCGGACCGTCCGCCATGTTCTGCGCGGCGGCCCGGATGGCCGCGGTATCGATGCCGCTGGCCTGGGTAGGGGTATTGTCGGACATGATCTTCCTAGTTAAAAATTAACGACGTGCCTGGATCGGCTTGCCTGCTTCGGACAGCACGATCTCGACGCGGCGGTTGAGCTGGCGGTCGCCGGCCGTGTTGTTGCCGGCCACCGGATA
This is a stretch of genomic DNA from Pseudoduganella chitinolytica. It encodes these proteins:
- a CDS encoding patatin-like phospholipase family protein, giving the protein MAEGTEHRLNPAGLRVVLVLQGGGALGAYQAGVYHALHEHGLVPDWVVGTSIGAINAALLAGNRQPDRLRRLREFWDGVAHRDALDPVRLTDDGRRANIWLSTLDTLWRGVPGFFKPRPFGLFAAGLPVPPEEASFYDTAELTATLKELVDFDYLNSPEGMRLTVNALRVRCGSLVSFDSRDGHLCADHIRASGALPPGFAPVRIDGELYWDGGLYSNTPLETVLDDRTQVDTLCFMVDLWSAEGPEPRTLEEVQTRQKDVTFASRSRRHLDDYVNMRRMQNKLRELYGALPDQEKSAQGARELDALGCGSTLHVVRLPYAGRDWQMAMKDINFSKGSIEWRWDQGYRDALRAIDAAGWLRLVADDTPLVVHELPPVVRVA
- a CDS encoding DUF3309 domain-containing protein — encoded protein: MGTILLIILVLVLIGALPTWPHSRNWGYAPSGIAGLIVVILLIMLLTGRL
- a CDS encoding DUF883 family protein, translated to MLENNISTVNNDVKTLVKDAQALFTAATALTGEKAEELRGRGMRALDSALARAQEAQVKAVESGKQAAATTDAYVKENPWRSIAVAAGVGLLVGVIVGRK
- a CDS encoding phage holin family protein; protein product: MEHSEPHPPGLIASLAGVAKNGLRLVLSRVELAALELSEVRNHLVQLSVLFALSVLAAWFAIAFGTATLIYLVWEWLGWKILLILAVVFVIIAVALVMSIKKLILQGRLALSATMAELKADRDMLL
- a CDS encoding ferritin-like domain-containing protein, which gives rise to MSDNTPTQASGIDTAAIRAAAQNMADGPVTAGYKGDREAVLKMLNDALATELVCINRYKRHYYTVSGRANSGIKAEFLEHAGEEEQHADWLAERIVQLNGQPDFNPATLLARSHAEYDESMEVQSMVRSNLIAERVAIEAYRQMIEQIGDTDPVTKQLLVKIMAEEEEHADDMRDLLE
- a CDS encoding glycine zipper 2TM domain-containing protein, giving the protein MKTTQALSAVMVAVAALTTGCAGTGNLTDTNHSTRADAATYGTIESIQVVRVDPATSGAGAVAGGLVGALVGNQIGSGSGRTAATAAGAIGGAVVGNQVESNRNAPHDVYQINVRLDNGDYRTVNQDSAYDLRSGSRVRLVDGRVYRY